The Chanodichthys erythropterus isolate Z2021 chromosome 12, ASM2448905v1, whole genome shotgun sequence genome contains a region encoding:
- the mief2 gene encoding mitochondrial dynamics protein MID49 codes for MYYSGKRRGEDGIAAVIDFLLSNARLVLGVGGAAVLGIATLAVKRLIERAGRPPDEKPEKEMKDSWEELSLVSASPKLLHKGIEGVVMKQIAAATKKAELSQPIPLPSPEPQRSDADTPQRRKRLDLCVMTFAERLQQYYRTRVCLSAEEVSVAQQRALDIATEIQAFLHSKHPDMPLGDMMLAGSLLDDLQVVKADHACLIVPLQLESSLWAPIAGEDTFLGHPQYCMVRRENLEYFPRGRSYWDRHLLGGYLSSRLASEQLGKAVMEAMNWPSLTGTLECEVRPVLGSPELKLEIQGLTQSSGESFYITVLPTVRLGEMTLTAQREITGSFDYVWYQSLYTSETTRLAALDKADLGVRRKCLKTLKAVCRNCPALRKLNGSHLSNTVLHMSEKETDWSESAFADRFLQAITELIGYLEIGILPSFFKPNVNLFQGFTEDDIDEMGFMLYCAVTEPEILLI; via the exons ATGTATTATTCCGGAAAAAGGCGAGGAGAAGATGGAATTGCTGCTGTCATCGACTTCCTGTTGTCCAATGCTCGGCTGGTTCTGGGGGTGGGCGGAGCTGCGGTGCTGGGCATTGCCACATTAGCTGTGAAAAGG CTGATAGAACGTGCCGGCAGGCCTCCTGATGAGAAGCCTGAGAAGGAGATGAAAGACAGCTGGGAGGAGTTAAGTTTGGTTAGTGCCTCCCCCAAACTGCTCCACAAGGGTATTGAAGGAGTGGTCATGAAACAGATTGCAGCCGCAACCAAGAAAG CTGAACTGTCTCAACCCATTCCCCTACCCTCACCTGAGCCCCAGCGGAGTGACGCCGACACACCTCAGCGGCGGAAACGCTTGGATCTGTGTGTGATGACGTTTGCGGAGCGTCTGCAGCAGTACTACAGAACACGAGTGTGTCTGTCAGCGGAGGAGGTGTCTGTCGCACAGCAGCGAGCGCTTGATATAGCCACAGAGATCCAGGCTTTCCTGCACTCCAAACACCCAGACATGCCGTTAGGAGACATGATGCTGGCGGGGTCACTGCTCGACGACCTGCAAGTGGTTAAAGCCGACCATGCCTGCCTGATCGTGCCTCTGCAG CTGGAGTCGAGTCTGTGGGCGCCTATTGCCGGAGAGGACACATTTTTGGGTCACCCTCAGTACTGCATGGTGCGGCGTGAGAACCTTGAGTACTTCCCAAGGGGGCGGAGCTACTGGGATCGACATTTACTGGGTGGATACTTGTCATCACGACTTGCTTCTGAGCAATTAGGCAAGGCGGTGATGGAAGCAATGAACTGGCCATCACTGACCGGAACCCTGGAGTGCGAGGTGCGACCGGTGCTTGGGTCTCCTGAGCTCAAACTGGAGATTCAAGGATTAACCCAAAGCAGTGGAGAAAGCTTCTATATTACCGTGTTGCCAACAGTGCGCCTTGGTGAGATGACGCTTACGGCGCAACGGGAGATCACTGGGTCGTTCGACTACGTCTGGTACCAGAGCCTATACACCAGCGAAACAACTAGACTAGCAGCGCTTGACAAAGCAGACTTAGGGGTCAGAAGGAAGTGCCTGAAAACATTAAAGGCTGTGTGCCGCAACTGCCCTGCACTGCGCAAGCTCAACGGCAGCCATCTTAGCAACACCGTTCTACACATGAGTGAAAAGGAAACTGATTGGTCGGAATCTGCATTTGCTGATAGGTTCCTGCAGGCGATCACTGAGCTAATTGGATACCTGGAGATCGGAATCTTGCCTAGTTTCTTCAAACCTAATGTGAATCTGTTTCAAGGTTTTACTGAGGATGACATTGATGAGATGGGCTTCATGCTCTATTGTGCCGTAACTGAACCTGAGATACTACTCATTTGA
- the alkbh5 gene encoding RNA demethylase ALKBH5, producing the protein MAGFTDLREKLKSMTPHRDTVFEHSNGEKRKYRESDDDDSEYEERRDAEARKVKSSIKQASIFTQEECARIEAKIDEVVAKGDKGLYREHTVDRAPLRNKYFFGEGYTYGSQLEKRGPGQERLYSKGEVDEIPDWVHELVIDRLVAHGVIPEGFVNSAVINDYQPGGCIVSHVDPIHIFERPIVSVSFFSDSALCFGCKFQFKPIRVSEPVLYLPVRRGSVTVLSGYAADDITHCIRPQDIKERRAVIILRKTRPDAPRLDSDSRSPSIHSSERRHILKAKRSHRKADPDAAHRPRILEMDKELQRRSLSSRQRRHGDSSSENSWRRAEDREPGSRYTHDHAPTRRVKMRRH; encoded by the exons ATGGCCGGTTTTACGGATTTGCGGGAGAAGCTGAAGTCGATGACACCGCACAGGGACACAGTTTTCGAACACAGCAACGGCGAGAAGCGCAAATACCGCGAGTCGGATGACGATGATAGTGAGTACGAGGAGCGGCGGGACGCGGAGGCGCGCAAAGTGAAGAGCAGCATTAAGCAAGCGAGTATTTTCACGCAGGAGGAGTGCGCGCGTATCGAGGCTAAGATCGATGAGGTGGTTGCCAAGGGAGACAAGGGGCTCTACCGGGAGCACACGGTGGACCGGGCGCCCCTGCGGAACAAGTACTTCTTCGGAGAGGGCTACACGTACGGCTCGCAGCTTGAGAAGCGCGGCCCCGGGCAGGAGCGGCTGTACTCCAAAGGCGAGGTGGACGAGATCCCGGACTGGGTGCACGAGCTGGTCATCGATCGCCTCGTGGCGCACGGCGTCATACCGGAGGGCTTCGTTAATAGCGCCGTGATCAATGACTACCAGCCCGGGGGCTGTATCGTGTCCCACGTGGACCCCATTCACATCTTCGAGCGGCCGATTGTGTCCGTGTCGTTCTTCAGCGATAGCGCGCTCTGCTTCGGCTGCAAGTTCCAGTTCAAGCCCATCCGCGTGTCCGAGCCCGTGCTCTACCTGCCCGTGCGGCGCGGCAGCGTCACCGTCCTCAG tggCTACGCAGCCGACGACATCACGCATTGCATCCGCCCACAGGACATCAAGGAGAGGAGAGCTGTCATCATTCTGAGAAA AACAAGGCCGGATGCCCCTCGCTTAGACTCCGATTCACGGAGCCCATCCATCCACTCTTCTGAGAGAAGACACATACTCAAAGCCAAACGCTCACACCGCAAAGCTGACCCAGATGCTGCACACAG GCCTCGTATTTTAGAGATGGACAAAGAGCTGCAGAGGCGTTCCCTCTCCTCCCGACAGAGACGTCACGGCGACAGCAGTTCAGAGAACTCCTGGAGGAGAGCTGAAGATAGAGAGCCGGGCTCCCGCTACACACACGACCACGCGCCCACGCGACGAGTCAAAATGAGACGTCACTGA
- the smcr8b gene encoding guanine nucleotide exchange protein smcr8b — MIGSPDLVAFTKQTDFSEIDPSALPEELSVPMYPYTGDITPWSRMSGANFKKDFILLSEFSEQVGPQPLLTVPSETKACGTFDLNHFSLRIMSVDYQTSLASPAGCGSLKLNFVEDSKVVLGDSREGVFAYVHHLTLYDLEARGFVRPFCLAYVSSDENKIIQQFQQLSSEFSRVSECLKTGNRKNFANELEIKLRNLEYTRVMLHREIERELNNASVKCTNEREWMMNGIPTLDRNTEDVKLKECETKIKLQEKDGCGISGKAEVECEKENRPCITHEKDKRFGDRRKDKQGNRSFPMPLANNEHELATVEKLIQDYKSLLKQVTCYPTRKLRNSEYSPYEPDDLPHSLELDLDDLKHDQLVGPMLECNVFTYTNTPSHSSRFDKRLKTLEELCDDYFHQQALQQLYSIERTFRGDICHLYTQQLCRNLLRNLKSTNFLFEDPCDLESAGLQTGIAGQHSVRQPSFLPAPSILSEPVSLESYASCVEMVPIKLQLGGSSQSPVVPSSVNTPSEDSLPLTSDTAPVEAEVENEGAVSALDYQENVEYVSALMKTSISSGDSIEVLGTEKSFRSQGSNLPMDTAMQRPPPLSTTAALVYLRQGRVPTRRTCSEDSIEVLSTTESILPEELRASYPCVIDEEIPEQENDEKDMRQKQDKNAECVLDVGNVPGDHGGACLLEQQGFYPAVTLTPPDCPITLTLGGSSSQDACHVTESLPFSLLDEPCRTEPDDLSDCFSYLSTTASTTSECPFSVCLPGDKREGGTRRKRGRAGRAALQFLRQFPFAVHAVFSLLSGRTLVVLGNEEAAVRRLVTALSVYVPHLSRYRDSIQPWTSMPLQLTDLLNWKLIGFNRMCCFTHTNLPHCLGHYSRYLSVLDVDQKTLRCPTYSGTLINLLVDPRSHFKRGNTYFMFAQSVQSKLVTRAFLLTFLHGHHTTRRPLENTRTESFLSEFHKDDKKILNYLSELIKLNFMEIPPNILRFSYTTSSVFKL; from the exons ATGATTGGTTCTCCAGACTTGGTGGCTTTCACTAAACAAACAGATTTCAGTGAAATAGACCCATCAGCTCTTCCAGAGGAACTGTCTGTGCCCATGTATCCCTACACTGGGGACATCACCCCATGGTCCAGGATGTCTGGTGCTAATTTTAAGAAGGACTTTATCCTTTTATCAGAGTTTTCGGAGCAAGTTGGGCCCCAACCTTTGCTTACTGTTCCTTCTGAAACCAAGGCTTGTGGGACGTTTGATTTGAACCACTTCTCCCTTCGAATTATGTCAGTGGACTATCAGACCTCCCTCGCCAGCCCGGCAGGTTGTGGCTCTTTGAAATTGAACTTTGTAGAAGACTCAAAGGTAGTTTTAGGGGATTCTAGAGAAGGAGTATTTGCATATGTGCACCACCTTACGCTATATGACCTGGAGGCTCGTGGATTTGTGCGACCTTTCTGCCTGGCCTATGTGTCGTCTGATGAGAATAAAATCATACAACAATTCCAGCAGCTTTCCTCAGAGTTCTCTAGAGTCTCTGAATGTCTGAAAACGGGGAACAGGAAGAACTTTGCGAATGAACTGGAGATAAAACTAAGAAATCTGGAGTATACAAGAGTCATGTTACATagagagatagaaagagagTTAAATAATGCATCTGTAAAGTGCACCAATGAAAGGGAATGGATGATGAATGGTATACCTACATTAGATAGAAATACAGAAGATGTGAAACTCAAAGAATGtgaaactaaaattaaattgcAAGAGAAAGACGGATGTGGAATTTCAGGAAAGGCAGAAGTAGAGTGTGAAAAGGAGAACAGGCCATGTATTACACATGAGAAAGATAAACGGTTTGGGGATCGAAGGAAGGACAAGCAGGGTAATAGATCTTTCCCAATGCCATTGGCTAACAATGAACACGAGTTGGCCACTGTAGAAAAATTGATTCAGGATTATAAAAGCCTTTTAAAACAGGTCACTTGCTACCCAACCAGGAAACTCAGAAACTCTGAGTACTCTCCTTATGAACCAGATGACCTCCCTCACTCTCTGGAACTTGACCTGGATGATTTAAAGCACGATCAGCTTGTTGGGCCAATGCTAGAATGCAATGTTTTTacttacacaaacacaccctCGCATTCTTCCCGATTTGACAAGCGTCTGAAAACTCTTGAAGAATTGTGTGACGACTACTTCCACCAACAGGCTCTACAGCAACTGTACTCCATTGAGAGGACATTCAGAGGAGATATTTGCCATCTCTACACACAACAACTCTGCCGTAATCTTCTCCGCAACCTTAAATCTACCAATTTCTTATTTGAGGATCCATGTGACTTGGAAAGTGCTGGATTACAGACGGGAATAGCTGGTCAACATTCAGTCCGACAACCCTCCTTTCTTCCTGCACCCTCAATTCTAAGTGAACCTGTCAGTCTTGAGTCATATGCCTCCTGTGTTGAAATGGTGCCAATCAAACTACAGTTAGGTGGATCTAGCCAATCTCCAGTTGTACCCAGCTCTGTAAATACCCCTTCCGAGGATAGCCTACCCTTGACATCCGACACCGCCCCTGTAGAAGCTGAAGTGGAAAATGAGGGAGCAGTTTCAGCTCTGGATTATCAAGAAAATGTGGAATATGTTTCAGCTTTGATGAAGACCAGTATTAGTAGTGGAGACAGTATTGAGGTCTTAGGGACGGAGAAGTCCTTCAGATCGCAGGGTTCAAATTTACCAATGGATACAGCAATGCAAAGACCACCACCTTTGTCCACTACAGCTGCACTAGTGTATCTAAGGCAAGGGAGGGTACCTACTAGACGGACTTGCAGTGAAGACAGCATTGAGGTGCTTAGCACAACAGAATCCATCCTACCAGAAGAACTGCGTGCCTCATACCCTTGCGTAATTGATGAGGAAATCCCAGAGCAAGAGAATGATGAGAAAGACATGCgtcaaaaacaagacaaaaatgctGAATGTGTTTTGGATGTGGGCAATGTTCCTGGAGATCATGGAGGTGCCTGTTTGCTGGAGCAGCAAGGTTTTTATCCTGCCGTCACCCTGACCCCACCTGACTGTCCTATTACTTTGACTCTAGGTGGGTCAAGCTCTCAAGATGCTTGTCATGTAACAGAATCGCTCCCTTTCTCATTGTTAGATGAGCCCTGTCGGACAGAACCTGATGATTTGTCAGACTGCTTCAGCTACCTGAGCACCACTGCCTCCACAACCTCCGAATGCCCTTTCTCTGTTTGTCTTCCCGGGGATAAAAGGGAAGGTGGGACCAGACGGAAGCGTGGCAGAGCAGGGCGGGCAGCATTGCAGTTCTTGCGACAGTTTCCCTTTGCAGTTCACGCAGTGTTTAGCCTTCTAAGTGGCCGAACATTGGTGGTACTAGGCAACGAGGAGGCTGCAGTGAGACGACTAGTAACAGCACTTTCTGTGTATGTGCCACATCTGAGTAGATACAGAGACAGCATTCAGCCATGGACTTCAATGCCGCTGCAGCTTACTGACCTGCTCAACTGGAAACTTATCGGCTTTAATAG GATGTGCTGTTTTACTCACACAAATTTGCCTCACTGCCTGGGCCATTATAGCCGATACCTCAGTGTTCTAGATGTGGATCAAAAGACACTGCGCTGCCCAACATACAGTGGTACTCTAATCAACCTGCTGGTGGATCCAAGGAGCCACTTCAAACGTGGAAACACCTACTTCATGTTTGCTCAAAGTGTGCAAAGCAAGCTTGTCACCAGAGCAttccttttaacatttttacatgGTCACCATACAACAAGAAGGCCTTTGGAAAATACAAGGACAGAAAGTTTTCTTTCTGAATTTCACAAAGACGATAAGAAAATACTCAACTATTTATCTGAGCTCATTAAACTTAACTTCATGGAGATTCCACCCAACATCCTCCGATTCAGCTACACCACATCCTCCGTTTTCAAACTCTGA